The following coding sequences are from one Campylobacter concisus window:
- a CDS encoding M48 family metallopeptidase, whose product MFYFLLGIYFFYVAAKAILAILQINFIRAEAKKPAVVLEQGEYETAAAVAITNQKFEIAGLLYHAAIFMMWACWGLGAISGHAYKTGDIGDNIFMVMVFLLVSSLLELPLNIYETFVKDKKLGFSNVTPKIFALDLLKTLALTLVFGTLFVWLVLLCIRFLGDFWWFWAFLLSFAVALVINLIYPTLIAPIFNKMQPLEEGELKSRIEGLLAQCGFKSSGVFTIDASKRDNRLNAYFGGLGATKRVVLFDTLVKKLSLEEIIAVLGHEFGHFKHKDILKMIALSAVMLFAMFFIFGNIPDAAYQALGLHHGGGGVIVFLLLFSPIFGFLFSPVSSYFSRANEFGADKFAGEVSNKTDMISALKKLGSENKAFPKAHPLYAFVYHSHPSLFERINELENEN is encoded by the coding sequence ATGTTTTATTTTTTACTCGGTATTTACTTTTTTTACGTCGCCGCAAAGGCGATTTTGGCGATTTTGCAGATAAATTTTATACGCGCAGAGGCCAAAAAGCCAGCCGTCGTGCTAGAGCAGGGGGAGTATGAAACCGCCGCTGCCGTAGCAATAACTAATCAAAAATTTGAAATAGCAGGCCTACTTTATCACGCCGCGATATTTATGATGTGGGCGTGCTGGGGGCTTGGCGCGATATCGGGGCATGCCTACAAAACGGGAGATATAGGCGACAACATCTTTATGGTTATGGTATTTTTGCTCGTTTCGTCGCTACTAGAACTGCCACTAAATATCTACGAAACCTTCGTCAAAGATAAAAAGCTCGGCTTTTCAAACGTAACGCCTAAAATTTTCGCGCTTGACCTGCTTAAAACGCTCGCGCTAACGCTGGTTTTTGGCACGCTGTTTGTGTGGCTGGTGCTACTTTGCATTAGATTTTTGGGTGATTTTTGGTGGTTTTGGGCGTTTTTGCTTAGCTTTGCGGTCGCGCTTGTTATAAATCTTATCTACCCGACGCTTATCGCGCCTATCTTTAACAAAATGCAACCGCTAGAAGAGGGCGAGCTAAAAAGCCGTATAGAAGGGCTTTTAGCGCAGTGCGGGTTTAAAAGTAGCGGCGTTTTTACGATAGACGCCAGCAAGCGCGATAACCGCTTAAACGCCTATTTCGGCGGCCTTGGCGCAACTAAACGCGTGGTGCTTTTCGACACGCTCGTTAAAAAACTAAGCTTAGAGGAGATAATCGCCGTTTTGGGGCATGAGTTCGGGCACTTTAAGCACAAAGATATCCTAAAAATGATAGCTCTAAGCGCGGTTATGCTTTTTGCGATGTTTTTTATATTTGGCAATATCCCTGACGCGGCGTATCAAGCGCTTGGGCTTCATCACGGCGGCGGCGGAGTGATCGTGTTTTTGCTACTTTTTTCGCCAATTTTCGGGTTTTTATTTTCGCCGGTGAGCTCGTATTTTAGCCGCGCGAACGAATTTGGCGCCGATAAATTCGCAGGCGAGGTCTCAAACAAAACCGACATGATAAGCGCGCTAAAAAAACTAGGCAGCGAAAACAAGGCCTTCCCGAAGGCTCATCCGCTCTATGCGTTCGTCTATCATTCGCACCCAAGCCTTTTTGAGCGTATAAACGAGCTGGAAAATGAAAATTGA
- a CDS encoding HemK/PrmC family methyltransferase, which produces MKIEEALKEASLRLSSLCQNPSRVAKILLMNYLDVSIEWIFLNQKNEFDESGYFAQVKRYENYEPLEYITGKASFYGLDFYVESGVLIPRPETEILVDKVIEISSEYKEPKIAEIGIGSGIISIMLALKTNANIVATDINEKALMLAKKNADKFDVGGRIKFLNCSYVDEILEDIDILVSNPPYIARSYKLSKFVLNEPESALFGGEVGDEILKDIILIAKDRNIKNVACEMGYDQKASMQKFLEVNGFEYSFYKDLAGFDRGFCAKLKI; this is translated from the coding sequence ATGAAAATTGAAGAAGCTCTTAAAGAGGCTAGTTTAAGGCTAAGCTCACTTTGCCAAAATCCAAGCAGAGTTGCTAAAATTTTGCTTATGAACTATCTTGATGTAAGCATTGAATGGATATTTTTAAATCAAAAAAATGAATTTGATGAGAGCGGCTATTTCGCTCAAGTTAAAAGGTATGAGAACTACGAGCCTCTTGAATATATAACTGGTAAAGCTAGCTTTTATGGGCTTGATTTTTACGTGGAAAGTGGAGTACTTATCCCAAGACCTGAAACAGAAATTTTAGTGGATAAAGTAATAGAAATTTCAAGTGAATATAAAGAGCCAAAGATCGCAGAAATAGGCATAGGAAGCGGCATTATTAGTATCATGCTAGCTCTAAAAACAAATGCAAATATCGTAGCAACAGACATAAATGAAAAAGCTTTGATGCTTGCTAAAAAAAATGCAGATAAATTTGATGTAGGTGGGAGGATCAAATTTTTAAACTGCTCTTATGTGGATGAAATTTTAGAAGATATTGATATTTTGGTTTCAAATCCGCCATATATTGCAAGAAGCTATAAACTTAGTAAATTTGTACTAAATGAGCCAGAAAGTGCGCTCTTTGGAGGCGAAGTAGGAGATGAAATTTTAAAAGATATTATTCTCATAGCCAAAGATCGCAATATCAAAAACGTTGCTTGTGAGATGGGGTACGATCAAAAAGCAAGTATGCAAAAATTCTTAGAGGTCAATGGTTTTGAGTATAGTTTTTACAAAGACTTGGCTGGCTTTGATAGAGGCTTTTGCGCGAAGTTAAAAATATAA
- a CDS encoding DUF4149 domain-containing protein: MRGVYFLLLAVLIGAELTLGILVAPVIFFPQNIIGDGILTHFMSGQMMTKIFLKFNYILLFISIVIMIGELFDLRKKLIFSLKFSMLMLAFLNLALALSFVFFFTPFIVYAQNLGVDATQTAEFAKMHSASEYVMKIMLVLQIILFFVKFKISQNECKA; the protein is encoded by the coding sequence TTGAGAGGAGTTTATTTTTTGCTTTTGGCGGTACTTATAGGAGCTGAGCTAACGCTTGGTATCTTGGTGGCACCAGTCATATTTTTCCCGCAAAACATCATAGGAGATGGCATACTTACGCATTTTATGAGCGGTCAAATGATGACAAAGATATTTTTGAAATTTAATTATATTTTGCTTTTTATAAGTATAGTTATAATGATTGGCGAGCTATTTGATCTTAGAAAAAAGCTTATTTTTTCACTAAAATTTAGCATGTTAATGCTTGCTTTTTTAAATTTGGCTTTAGCTTTGAGCTTTGTATTTTTCTTTACGCCTTTTATAGTTTACGCTCAAAATTTAGGTGTTGACGCGACACAGACGGCTGAATTTGCCAAAATGCATAGTGCGAGTGAATATGTGATGAAAATCATGCTTGTTTTGCAAATCATTTTATTTTTTGTGAAATTTAAGATTAGCCAAAATGAATGCAAAGCCTGA
- a CDS encoding threonine/serine ThrE exporter family protein codes for MNAKPDIQVLTNFLAEYTAAMVSAGTYTARVEKCVDRIAKHYGHDISVTIFVKYFTISVMDSADNSLRRTYVKKIPFGHVSFNRISELSSLSWRILDENLSLNEAKEQFEGVLRIGAHKFASSLILISLANAAFCKLFGGDAGSVACVFFATLVGYSLRFALAKMGVNLKIQYVLVSFVVSFIAYLGVFYGFTHTSDVAIGSSILFLMPGVFLINSVFDILNDNTLVGISRAVSTGILILCIAVGVYITLSLSNAEILHV; via the coding sequence ATGAATGCAAAGCCTGATATTCAAGTCTTAACAAATTTTCTAGCTGAATACACGGCGGCGATGGTGAGTGCTGGCACCTACACCGCACGCGTAGAAAAGTGTGTAGACCGCATAGCTAAACACTACGGCCACGACATTAGCGTGACGATTTTCGTGAAGTATTTTACTATTAGCGTCATGGACTCGGCCGACAACTCCCTGCGCCGAACCTACGTGAAAAAGATCCCGTTTGGTCATGTAAGCTTTAACCGCATTTCCGAGCTTTCGTCGCTTAGCTGGCGGATTTTGGATGAAAATTTAAGCTTAAACGAGGCAAAAGAGCAGTTTGAAGGCGTCCTGCGCATCGGGGCGCATAAATTTGCAAGCTCACTTATTTTAATAAGCCTTGCAAATGCGGCGTTTTGCAAGCTTTTCGGCGGCGATGCAGGCTCGGTGGCTTGCGTATTTTTTGCGACGCTCGTAGGCTATAGCCTTAGATTTGCGCTTGCTAAAATGGGCGTAAATTTAAAAATCCAGTACGTCCTAGTCTCGTTCGTCGTCTCTTTTATCGCTTATCTTGGCGTATTTTACGGCTTTACGCATACTAGCGACGTGGCGATCGGCTCGTCGATACTATTTTTGATGCCAGGCGTTTTTCTCATAAACTCGGTCTTTGACATCCTAAACGACAACACGCTTGTAGGCATCAGTAGAGCCGTGAGCACGGGCATCCTGATACTTTGCATCGCGGTGGGCGTCTATATCACGCTCTCGCTTAGCAACGCGGAGATTTTACATGTTTGA
- a CDS encoding threonine/serine exporter family protein produces the protein MFELFTATVIDGAFAAVAGLGFAYASSPPKRTLAFCALLAAFAHASRFWIMQMGFFNISVATLIVSFLSGILGMLFAKRLKVPAEIIAFPALLPMVPGVYAYKGILALFSFLNEPDIAKKNEYLIIFFDNAITTTTVSLALGVGVSVVLILFYDQSLMITRGAKCDLAMQDNNKS, from the coding sequence ATGTTTGAGCTTTTTACTGCAACTGTTATAGACGGCGCTTTTGCCGCGGTGGCGGGGCTTGGCTTTGCCTACGCTAGCTCTCCGCCAAAAAGGACTCTCGCATTTTGCGCGCTACTTGCGGCATTTGCGCACGCTAGCCGCTTTTGGATCATGCAGATGGGATTTTTTAACATCAGCGTCGCTACGCTCATCGTCTCATTTTTAAGCGGGATTTTGGGTATGCTCTTTGCCAAACGGCTCAAAGTGCCCGCCGAGATCATCGCATTTCCCGCACTTTTGCCGATGGTGCCAGGAGTTTACGCGTACAAGGGCATTTTGGCGCTGTTTTCGTTTCTAAACGAGCCTGATATCGCTAAGAAAAACGAATACTTAATCATATTTTTCGATAACGCCATCACGACTACCACGGTCTCGTTAGCGCTTGGCGTCGGGGTTTCGGTGGTGCTAATTTTATTTTACGATCAGTCCTTGATGATTACTCGCGGCGCCAAGTGCGATCTGGCGATGCAAGATAAC